In Halobaculum magnesiiphilum, the following proteins share a genomic window:
- a CDS encoding CBS domain-containing protein: MSTPLETVSKDATVREAARRMREDGINALVVFTTPRAIVSSTDVLDAVAEGRDVSELTVADVMTTDVETVTPDLYMEEVAQMMTTYGIKHLPVVDDDYVGMISSTDVTAYLS, from the coding sequence ATGTCGACACCGCTGGAGACCGTCTCGAAGGACGCGACCGTCCGGGAGGCGGCCCGGCGGATGCGCGAGGACGGGATCAACGCGCTCGTCGTGTTTACCACGCCCCGCGCGATCGTCTCCAGCACGGACGTGCTCGACGCCGTCGCCGAGGGTCGGGACGTCTCCGAACTCACGGTCGCCGACGTGATGACGACCGACGTCGAGACGGTCACCCCGGACCTCTACATGGAGGAGGTCGCACAGATGATGACCACCTACGGGATCAAACACCTCCCCGTCGTCGACGACGACTACGTCGGGATGATCTCCTCCACTGACGTGACCGCGTACCTCTCGTGA
- a CDS encoding lycopene cyclase domain-containing protein: MAIARHGAGPAAAARAYASQVHPVFMLPPVATALFGAALAGEFDPGVALVYAGAAFFAVYTAHVKDGYVDFHRRGEDDDHPMTERGCRLGLAGATVGFLACLAALAAAATPLAVAIAAPMWLIGYLHAPQLDTNPATTTLGYPVGIGLCLLGGYAAQTGTLAVAPLALSAVFVVILAGVKVIDDAQDYDYDRSIDKRTVAVALGPDRARRVATAALGVGLFAVVPLTVVEVLPPSAPAASLAFGAVAAVAVRKDATTATMLLVRGAYLFLAGLLVATFFRPLAAAGVALPDVTLLGPYTYLATEALFGTAAAVLLVRAGRAALWRATRTVAAVYPVAYVWDWYTLEVGVFSIPMRTRIELLGIPLEEHLFMLVVPALVLGVHETVNPRPRRRSAEATADRDGDRDGDAAVGDEDAGPDPDTGGQ; the protein is encoded by the coding sequence ATGGCGATCGCTCGCCACGGCGCCGGTCCCGCGGCCGCCGCCCGCGCGTACGCCTCGCAGGTCCACCCGGTGTTCATGCTCCCGCCGGTGGCGACGGCGCTGTTCGGGGCGGCCCTCGCGGGCGAGTTCGACCCCGGCGTCGCGCTCGTGTACGCCGGCGCCGCGTTCTTCGCCGTCTACACCGCCCACGTGAAGGACGGCTACGTCGACTTCCACCGCCGCGGCGAGGACGACGACCACCCGATGACCGAGCGTGGCTGTCGTCTCGGCCTCGCGGGCGCGACCGTCGGCTTTCTCGCGTGTCTCGCCGCCCTGGCGGCGGCGGCGACGCCCCTTGCGGTCGCGATCGCGGCGCCGATGTGGCTCATCGGCTACCTCCACGCCCCGCAACTCGACACCAACCCCGCGACGACGACCCTCGGCTATCCGGTCGGCATCGGCCTGTGTCTCCTCGGCGGCTACGCCGCACAGACGGGGACGCTCGCGGTCGCGCCGCTGGCGCTGTCGGCCGTGTTCGTCGTCATCCTCGCGGGCGTGAAGGTGATCGACGACGCCCAGGACTACGACTACGATCGGTCGATCGACAAGCGGACCGTCGCCGTCGCGCTCGGCCCCGACCGCGCCCGCCGGGTCGCAACCGCGGCCCTCGGGGTCGGGCTGTTCGCGGTCGTCCCGCTGACCGTCGTCGAGGTGTTGCCCCCAAGCGCGCCCGCCGCCAGCCTCGCGTTCGGCGCCGTGGCGGCCGTCGCGGTGCGGAAGGACGCGACGACGGCGACGATGCTGCTCGTTCGCGGGGCGTACCTCTTTCTCGCGGGCCTGCTCGTCGCGACCTTCTTCCGGCCGCTCGCGGCCGCGGGCGTCGCGCTCCCGGACGTGACCCTCCTCGGACCGTACACCTACCTCGCGACCGAGGCGCTGTTCGGCACGGCGGCGGCCGTGCTGCTCGTTCGTGCCGGGAGGGCGGCGCTGTGGCGGGCCACCCGCACCGTCGCCGCCGTCTACCCCGTGGCGTACGTCTGGGACTGGTACACCCTGGAGGTGGGCGTGTTCTCGATCCCGATGCGAACGAGGATCGAGCTGCTCGGGATCCCGCTGGAGGAACACCTGTTCATGCTCGTCGTGCCGGCGCTCGTGCTCGGGGTCCACGAGACGGTGAACCCGCGTCCGCGTCGGCGCTCGGCGGAGGCGACCGCCGACCGCGACGGGGACAGGGACGGGGACGCGGCCGTCGGCGACGAGGACGCGGGCCCGGACCCCGACACGGGCGGGCAGTAA
- a CDS encoding class I SAM-dependent methyltransferase has protein sequence MNGGDDESDGASDRDLSARFEANREHWERMVEPVSVADGTAEIEAFLDGESALLPVQRKEVGDVAGDRLLDLQCSIGTRTLSWARAGATVTGVDISGESVRVARDLAAAAGLADDATFVRANVYDLPEALPDPPEGGYDTVVSNFGVLCWLPDLDRWAEVVAESLAPGGTLHLAEHHPIATALSDDLSGGAGVDSGDDADDGTGNTDDDRGGSGDAADRGGISIEHPYFSTDEPVADGDTHKWTHGLGEILTALVDAGIDVRFVHEHPFSPVQRSEAMVQDDEGRWRFRGHDLPLLVTVKGTRREPGTGE, from the coding sequence ATGAACGGTGGCGACGACGAGTCCGACGGCGCTTCCGACCGCGACTTGTCTGCGCGCTTCGAGGCGAACCGCGAGCACTGGGAGCGCATGGTCGAGCCGGTGTCGGTCGCCGACGGCACCGCCGAGATCGAGGCGTTCCTCGACGGCGAGTCGGCGCTGCTCCCGGTCCAGCGCAAGGAGGTGGGCGACGTGGCCGGGGACCGGCTGCTGGACTTGCAGTGTTCGATCGGCACCCGGACGCTGTCGTGGGCGCGGGCCGGAGCGACGGTCACCGGCGTGGACATCTCCGGCGAGAGCGTCCGGGTGGCCCGCGACCTCGCGGCGGCGGCGGGCCTCGCGGACGACGCGACGTTCGTCCGCGCGAACGTGTACGACCTTCCCGAGGCGCTCCCCGACCCGCCGGAGGGCGGGTACGACACCGTCGTCAGCAACTTCGGCGTGTTGTGTTGGCTGCCGGATCTGGATCGCTGGGCAGAGGTCGTCGCCGAGTCGCTGGCGCCGGGCGGAACCCTCCACCTCGCGGAACACCACCCGATCGCGACCGCCCTCTCGGACGACCTGAGCGGCGGTGCCGGCGTCGATTCCGGCGACGACGCCGACGACGGCACCGGAAACACCGATGACGACCGCGGCGGCTCCGGAGACGCCGCCGACCGTGGCGGCATCTCGATCGAACATCCGTACTTCTCGACCGACGAGCCGGTGGCCGACGGCGACACCCACAAGTGGACCCACGGGCTCGGGGAGATCCTGACGGCGCTCGTCGACGCCGGGATCGACGTTCGGTTCGTCCACGAGCACCCGTTCTCGCCGGTGCAGCGTTCCGAGGCGATGGTCCAGGACGACGAGGGCCGCTGGCGCTTCCGGGGTCACGACCTCCCGCTGCTCGTGACCGTGAAGGGGACGCGGCGGGAACCGGGTACCGGCGAGTGA